TGAAATGCGGCGAGGGATACCTTTGACGCTCGATTTGTTCCTGAGCCGCAAGACCAGCCACGGCTTGCGCAACAGCCTCCAAAGGTGTTCCTGCAGCTGGATTGCTAGGCGCAGGCTCGACATGAGGAGCAGGAGCTGTTATAGCTGGGGCCGATGctggctgaggaggagcaaGGTTCACGTTCGGTGGGGGCGGGGGGTAGTCGCCTGACGTCTCCAACAATCGCGTTTGCAAATGAACGACATACTCCCGAAGCGCGTAATGTTCCGCCTGCATTGCTTTGAAAGACTGTTCCATATCCGTGTAATCGCGTACCTGCTGCTCGAGCTTTTTTATGTAGCCTTCCTTTCGTTGTCGGAACGCTCTCTGTGAATGAATCGTTAGCCCGGGAGCTCAATTGCAAGGTGATCTGACGGCGCCAGTCAACAAGTCATCTTCGGTTGACTTACTTGTGCAGCTCTGTTCTGTGCCGCGCGCTTGGATTGGGATAGCTCCCGCTTTGCTTTGCGACCGTCTCCCATATGATCGTCTGCCGACAAAGGCGCTGGGGGCGCTGGAGCAAGTGCAGCGCTTGACGGGCCAGCAGATGCGCCTGGACTATGTCCAGACGGAGGAACAATGGGCATCATGTTTGCTGTCGGTGCGTGGTTGGCTCGCGCGCGAAGATCAGGATGAATGTGAGCTTCAACTTCGCCTTTCGTGGCTAGAACTCGATGTTGGTCTTGGGAACTGGACAGATGATCGAAGCCATTCGCCGGCCGCGCAGGAGCGGGCTGTAAAGGCCGAGATTCACGAGGTCCGGGGGGAGTAGGTGAGGATGAGCCTGTCGCGTCGTGGCTCTTCAGGAGCTCGAGCTGTGCGCGCAAATGCTGCTCTATTTGGAGGGGTCGGTGTTAGCCAATGCACCCAGCACCTACGTCAACAGTAATTGAACCAGACGCGAAGCCGAGGTGGTCGAAACGAATATCGGATCCAACTGTTAAGGATAAGAACCTCTAAGTGTATTGTATATGGGATTGCGCAAACGACGCGACAAGGATGCCATTCAAATAGTAGACAGATGCAAGAAGCTCTATAGATGTCGCGATGGACCAAGGCCAAAGTGAGGCGTAGTATAGTGTAGATAATAGACAGAGCTGTAGGTCCAAATCAAGAACCAAGACGCGCTCAGGCAAGGAAATAGGCAAAGCAGAAcaggaaaggaaaagagagaagaagagttgTCTTGACTAACCTTGATTATTGGCGCCGCTGGCTGAGGAGTTCTGCATGCTTGAGCTCTGGGGGAGGAGAGTCTGACTCAGCATCCAAGTAGCAATGACCCAGGGCGGGCGATGATGATTACTACAACGAGGGGGGGGGACCTGACGCTGACTGACGGAGACGAGTGAGGAGAGAGTTCCGGCGGATGGATGACGGATTATGTAACCTGGATCCGGGACCTTTCAAGTGTGACTGTGAGTGGTGATCAAGTCGGAAAATGGCGTGGCTGGGCCGGGGAGGCTTCTTCTCTCCGCTTGCTGGACAAATTAGACGAGTCTAAACCTGGAGGAGCTAGAACGATTTGGTTATCGCTCGCTTGCTGATTGTTCGCTTCTGCTTTTGGCTTGCTCGTCCCGCGAACTCTCTGATGGCGGTTGTTACTTACGGTACTGTACGTACGGACGGAGCTCGGAGCCGTTCCTCGTTCTGCTAGGATCAATTTATCTTGCTCCCTGAAGCAAGCGTAAGTGCTGACGACGATTTTTGCGGCTGGTGCGGAAAACGCCCCCCCAAAAATGTACGCGGACCGCTGTTGTATCCTGTATTAGAAGTCAAGGAGCACGTTTCAACAGGTAATATTTACTGTGTTCTTAATTTGGAGGACAGAGAAAGACGCGTAAACTGAATAAAGAAGCTGGTTTGGGTGAGGAGAATCCGGAGTCCGGGCAATAACCAGTCAAAAGTCCTGTTCGGTTTTCCTTCTTCtacttcttttccttctacCCCGGCACCGGTAGTTCTGATACTGGCCGCGATGGGAATAAACGACGGGTCTGAGTCAAAAGATTGGACGGATTTGCTGACTGATGGGGAGAGGGGAACGTTGTTGCAGTAGAGAAAATATTTGTCAGCGACCAACTTGAGCAGAActggaagagaagcaaggAGCTAGGACCACCTCAGGCATCCAATGCATGCACCCGCCCATGCCAGTCATGCACCTTCCTCGAGCTTGCGACCCCACTCGCGAGATAAATGTCCTATTCTGGAAAGTCCTGGATTTTTGAGACTTCGGGGTCCTTTCGATCTGACATTCATGGCGTATAACCACATAATACGACCTCGAATCTTGCGGTAAAATCATGCATAATCACGAATCGAGTTGAGCTACTTTTTTGCGGTGTAGGGTTGTTTTCCAAGCTGTCAATTGGTGAAAAATGACAGAACTTTATTCATGTTATAAGACCCAATAAAACATCACACTACACTGCTTATTCCATTCGCTCAATGACTCCTGTTTGATCTCACTACTCTCATCTCAAACGCAGGTCTCTTATGATTTCCTGGGGCTACCAGTCTTCAAAAGGGCGAAACGTGTATCTGTTTGACAATTCCGGACCATGTCAGAATATGCTACTTAAGTCTGCTGGGTAGGGACACATTGTTGCCTGCCTGGCCCCCATGAGATACTTCAAACATCAGATCGATCTCCTCATGCTGCTAAACAGCCAAGACGCTTGAATTTATCCATCTCTAGAGCCATATCCAATTATATCGGCGCCACTTCCGACTCTTCCGGCCAGTGACCAGAAGAAAGGATCGAATACACGACTTGTCCAGCTTGGTCGAGCTCTAAAGCTCATGGGTCGTCCTGCTGTGATATAAAAAGAGCCGGCGGATGCAATTACCAATGCTCCTTTAACCGTTATAGGTGCTTGTTAATATCCAGTGAGGGTGTGCAGCGTTTGCACTAGCTCGGGCTTCATTTCCTGGTCATTGCCATGGCCATGTATCAAATACTGGGGAATTTTTGCGTCTAGGCTGATGAGGCTTGCTTGTCCTAACCTCTTAGTTGGCCGAGACTAAGTCTCTTCAGGTCGAATACGCAGAATGGCACATTAGTGGACATTGATAGTCCCTGTAGGTTGTAAGACTGTTGAACCAAAGCTCGGGGACCATCTGTGTATGACAGAACACGGGTAGCTAAGCACTTAGAATCGAATGATCAATCAATCGATAGTGGTCTCGAAAATATACTTTTCATTCCCAGCTTCAGATGGCAGTCAAGAAGACATGATCCTACATATTTGGAGTTGTTCGGCGTTAGTCGACTTTGGTATATGGTGTGTTAGTGGATACTTATGCCGCAGCCAGTCCCACTCTATGTCAGAAGTACTCATAATCTGCACCTTCTGCCACCCATCAATCAATcctttcagcctcatcctccaacCCACCTTCACTTACAACCTCATCTCTTGGTCGCCCTACAATGCGCCCTTCTCATATCTCACATCGTCTTCCATCTCTTTCCCGCCTAGCTTCGACGATGGCTCAACCGCAATTCTCTGCTGGCACTGATACTGCAAGCGTTACGCCTGCGCTTAAAGCACTCACTTCCGAGGGTGGACGATGGACACTTACCAAGGATGGTGCTGCTTTGGAGAGACAGTTCAAGTTTAAGACATTCTCAAAGACATGGGTAAGCGATTGAGGGGGGATACTGCGATTTATTCAAAATAGTTGAACCACCATGAAGTACGAATATCGAGGAGTACCATCAGAGTTAACTCATCTCAGGATTTCATGACAGGAGTATCTCTACAATGCAAAATCAAGAACCACCATCCCGAATGGTCCAATGTAAACCCTTCTTCAGCTTACACCTCAATTATCATGCAGCTAACCACATTAAAGGTTTATAACACAACCTTCGTCCGCTGGACAACGCATAACCCAGCGGGACTCTCAGACAAGGACATAAGCATGGCTGCCGAATGCGATGCCCTCGCTGCACAATTAGGTGAGCTGCCTCCGGAGCCGACCGCCCCAGTTGCGGCCGAAACGGAAGACCAGAGCTGTGCTATCCGTGGGTTGGCGGACCGCGCAGCTGGGGCGGCAGGAGACTGCTGTACCCCCAAGAGGAAATAGAGAGGGTGTGGCTGATCTGAAACGATGTGAATTGAATTCCTGCGAGGCAGAATTCGGTCAGTTCTTCCAACTGCGCATCCAGCTTGTAAGAAACGTATCAGTAAGCCTTTGTGGCTGCGTGTATCACTATGATACACTCTAACAACTACGGCACTACGTCACTGCGATCATGACGAGATGTCATGATACACATACAGATGGTTACTGGTTATGGTATGGTTAAAGGTCAACGAACGATGCTGATGATTAAATATGTCTAAAGCCTCTCCAGGGCAAGTTTTTATATACAAGCGTAAAAAGTCGTTCTTAGTTAACATCCCCAACGCCATGCGAATGCTCGAGCCGCGAGTTTAGCGACGGAGACAATGTATGCCCGGTTTGCGAACAGTCTAAGTCTTCATGATCAACACCCTCTTCATTTTATTTCCGGTCGTGAAATCCCTGAGTCGGACTCGATTCACCGCGATCGATTAACTGTCGTCGTGCCAGGTTTTCTTTGTAGCACTCTATTGcgccttcttggccttgatctgggcaagcttcttctcgcgACGGCGCTTGTGAGCCTCAGCGCCAGCCTCGGTGTCCAGGCAGTAGTCCCACCAGCGGAAGCTGGAGGCGTAGTTGCCAATGAACTTCTCGTGGTGAAGATCGTGGTGGGCAGCACCGGCCCAGACGGGAAGGAAGTGGCGCAGACTCCAGGGGAAGTCGTAGCCACTGTGAGAGTCGATGGCCTGGAAAAGACGGAGGACGATCCAGGTGTACATGGTGAAGAGGTGGAGCTCGCCAGTAATGGCAAGGAGGACAACGGGGCATCCAACGACACCAATTCCGAGGAGAGCTGTTTCGATGGGCGAAGCATACTCAGCGGCGAGACCGAAAGGAGCAGAGTAGGTGTGGTGCATCTTGTGGATGGCTTTGTAGAGAGGACCGTAGTGCAGAGCACGGTGGAACCAGTAGTGCCAAGCATCCTCCATGACGAAGCAGATAGCGATCTGGAGAGCCATCTTCCAGACGGGAGGGAAGGGCACACCGTAGTCCATACCGAGGTAGGTAGCGACGGGGTGGAAGAACCAGATCTGAGGAAGTTCGGCGGTGAA
This genomic stretch from Fusarium oxysporum f. sp. lycopersici 4287 chromosome 2, whole genome shotgun sequence harbors:
- a CDS encoding methylsterol monooxygenase (At least one base has a quality score < 10); the encoded protein is MQNDTLATGIMSFVLHELVYFGRCIPYMMMDYIPYFQQFRIQKQKVPTLKEQWDCAAIVLISHFTAELPQIWFFHPVATYLGMDYGVPFPPVWKMALQIAICFVMEDAWHYWFHRALHYGPLYKAIHKMHHTYSAPFGLAAEYASPIETALLGIGVVGCPVVLLAITGELHLFTMYTWIVLRLFQAIDSHSGYDFPWSLRHFLPVWAGAAHHDLHHEKFIGNYASSFRWWDYCLDTEAGAEAHKRRREKKLAQIKAKKAQ
- a CDS encoding methylsterol monooxygenase (At least one base has a quality score < 10), with translation MDALNATTFASFNQTKDYFVVLEEVSKYNVQLNIVEKLWAAWYLWMQNDTLATGIMSFVLHELVYFGRCIPYMMMDYIPYFQQFRIQKQKVPTLKEQWDCAAIVLISHFTAELPQIWFFHPVATYLGMDYGVPFPPVWKMALQIAICFVMEDAWHYWFHRALHYGPLYKAIHKMHHTYSAPFGLAAEYASPIETALLGIGVVGCPVVLLAITGELHLFTMYTWIVLRLFQAIDSHSGYDFPWSLRHFLPVWAGAAHHDLHHEKFIGNYASSFRWWDYCLDTEAGAEAHKRRREKKLAQIKAKKAQ